A single window of Pygocentrus nattereri isolate fPygNat1 chromosome 24, fPygNat1.pri, whole genome shotgun sequence DNA harbors:
- the LOC108434946 gene encoding growth hormone secretagogue receptor type 1, with amino-acid sequence MSNWTNVSACPVSISSCVAERADTEADYPVHLFPVPVLTGITATCSLLFLVGIAGNLLTILVVTKYKDMRTTTNLYLCSMALSDLLIFLCMPLDLYRVWRYRPWNLGDELCKLFQFVSESCTYSAILSITALSVERYFAICFPLRAKVLVTRGRVKGVIVLLWTVALCSAGPIFALVGVEHENGTEPWETNECRATERAIQSGLLTLMVWVSSVFFFLPVLCLTVLYSLIGRTLWKRKENPVGPVSSRDKTNKQTVKMLAVVVLAFVLCWLPFHVGRYLFSKSSEVNSPLITQISEYCNLISFVLFYFSAAINPILYNIMSKKYRVAACRLFRGRHAPERSTSTAVNVESSGST; translated from the exons ATGAGCAACTGGACGAACGTGTCCGCGTGTCCGGTCAGCATCAGCTCGTGCGTCGCGGAGAGAGCGGACACCGAAGCGGACTACCCCGTCCACCTCTTCCCCGTGCCCGTGCTGACGGGCATAACGGCCACGTGCTCGCTCCTGTTCCTCGTCGGAATCGCCGGCAACCTGCTGACCATCCTGGTGGTCACCAAGTACAAGGACATGCGGACCACCACCAACCTGTACCTGTGCAGCATGGCTCTGTCCGACCTGCTCATCTTCCTGTGCATGCCGCTGGACCTGTACCGCGTGTGGCGCTACCGGCCGTGGAACCTGGGCGACGAGCTGTGCAAGCTGTTCCAGTTCGTGAGCGAGAGCTGCACCTACTCGGCCATCCTGAGCATCACGGCGCTCAGCGTGGAGAGGTACTTCGCCATCTGCTTCCCGCTGCGGGCCAAAGTGCTGGTGACCCGAGGCAGGGTCAAGGGCGTCATCGTGCTGCTGTGGACCGTGGCGCTCTGCAGCGCCGGACCCATCTTCGCGCTCGTGGGCGTCGAGCACGAGAACGGCACGGAGCCGTGGGAGACTAACGAGTGCAGGGCCACCGAGCGAGCCATCCAGTCCGGCCTGCTGACCCTCATGGTGTGGGTCTCGAGCGTCTTCTTCTTTCTGCCCGTGCTGTGTCTGACCGTCCTGTACAGCCTCATAGGCAGGACGCTGTGGAAGAGGAAGGAGAACCCGGTGGGGCCCGTGTCCAGCCGGGACAAGACGAATAAACAAACTGTTAAAATGCTAG CTGTGGTGGTGCTGGCGTTCGTGCTCTGCTGGCTGCCGTTCCACGTGGGCCGCTATCTGTTCTCCAAGTCATCTGAAGTGAACTCGCCTCTCATCACCCAAATCAGCGAGTACTGCAACCTGATCTCCTTCGTTCTCTTCTATTTCAGCGCCGCAATAAACCCAATCCTTTACAACATAATGTCAAAGAAGTACAGGGTGGCGGCCTGCAGGCTGTTCAGAGGGAGACACGCTCCTGAGCGCTCAACCTCGACCGCTGTTAACGTCGAATCCAGCGGCAGCACATGA